The following coding sequences lie in one Rissa tridactyla isolate bRisTri1 chromosome Z, bRisTri1.patW.cur.20221130, whole genome shotgun sequence genomic window:
- the PHF24 gene encoding PHD finger protein 24, which yields MGVLMSRRQTVEKVQKVSLAVSAFKDGLREQPSTRRRAEAGGTRRGTLEQAVQEGEEEASAGPSQPEEGSASKAAWERLRDGRGVEPEEFDRANRFTPPAFIRPKRELHDDEPPDISLEQREQVLNDEMCEICEVWTAESLFPCRVCSRVYHDGCLRRMGYLQNDSAVEVTETAHTETGWSCYYCDNLNLLLTEEEMYSLMETLQHCKIIPETCLTLDDFLHYKHLVHKQQFERPMAEVQEEQAALQFSALDPDKKGHIEWHDFLSHESIQLLQKLRPQNALLRLLTAKERERARAAFLALDQDSDGFIGEGECRRARHTWFRKHQKETPSCNVSISHVGPMSESSPASSSSGKSQEKTPLAMEQEETRTIDWPGFLRENVAYILAARPNSAALHLQPPA from the exons ATGGGGGTGCTGATGTCCAGGCGTCAGACGGTGGAGAAGGTGCAGAAGGTCAGCTTGGCCGTGTCAGCCTTTAAGGACGGGCTGCGGGAGCAGCCATCGACACGGCGGCGGGCAGAGGCGGGGGGCACGCGCCGGGGGACGCTGGAGCAGGCggtgcaggagggagaggaggaggcgtCGGCAGGACCTTCCCAGCCGGAGGAGGGCAGCGCCAGCAAGGCAGCCTGGGAGCGGCTGCGGGATGGCCGGGGAGTGGAGCCGGAGGAGTTTGACCGAGCCAACAGGTTCACACCGCCCGCCTTCATCCGGCCCAAGCGTGAGCTGCACGATGACGAGCCCCCAGACATCAGCCTGGAGCAGCGGGAGCAG GTCCTCAACGATGAGATGTGCGAGATCTGCGAGGTGTGGACGGCTGAGAGCCTCTTTCCCTGCCGCGTCTGCAGCCGGGTGTACCACGACGGCTGCCTGCGCCGCATGGGCTACCTGCAGAATGACAGCGCCGTGGAGGTGACGGAGACGGCGCACACCGAGACAGGCTGGAGCTGCTACTACTGT gacaACCTCAATCTCCTGCTGACGGAGGAAGAGATGTACAGCCTGATGGAGACCCTGCAGCACTGCAAGATCATTCCAG AGACCTGCTTGACCCTGGACGACTTCCTGCATTACAAGCACCTGGTGCACAAGCAGCAGTTTGAGCGGCCCATGGCCGaggtgcaggaggagcaggcagccCTGCAGTTCTCCGCCCTGGACCCCGACAAGAAGGGGCACATCGAGTGGCATGACTTCCTCTCCCACGAGTccatccagctgctgcagaaactaCGGCCGCAG AACGCCCTGCTGCGGTTGCTGACGGCCAAGGAGCGTGAGCGGGCACGGGCGGCCTTCCTGGCCCTGGACCAGGACAGTGATGGCTTCATCGGGGAGGGTGAGTGCCGCCGGGCCCGGCACACCTGGTTCCGCAAGCACCAAAAGGAGACGCCATCCTGCAATGTCAG catCAGCCACGTAGGGCCCATGTCGGAGAGCAgccccgccagcagcagcagtggcaagAGCCAGGAAAAGACCCCGCTGGCCATGGAGCAGGAGGAAACCAG GACCATCGACTGGCCCGGCTTCCTGCGGGAGAACGTCGCCTACATCCTGGCCGCCCGCCCCAACAGCGCGGCCCTCCACCTGCAGCCCCCCGCCTAG